In the Sphingosinicella humi genome, one interval contains:
- the phoU gene encoding phosphate signaling complex protein PhoU: MGTSAHTVKAFDQDLDQLRASIAQMGGLAEDAIAESMRALMQRDIEAANRVIENDKKIDALEAVVERDAVQLIALRAPMADDLREVVAALKIAGVVERIGDYAKNIAKRVHVIEHSASIEPLSLLPEMARIVGEMVHNVLDAFAARNSKIAVMVCERDRAVDDFYNSIFRTLLTFMMENPQNIGAATHLLFIAKNLERMGDHATNVAEMVYFAATGEQMGERTKGESPLDPVDD, encoded by the coding sequence ATGGGTACCAGCGCACATACCGTCAAAGCCTTCGATCAGGATCTCGACCAGCTGCGCGCCTCGATCGCGCAGATGGGAGGCCTCGCCGAGGACGCCATCGCCGAGTCGATGCGCGCGCTGATGCAGCGCGACATCGAGGCGGCGAACCGCGTCATCGAGAACGACAAGAAGATCGACGCGCTCGAGGCGGTGGTGGAGCGTGACGCCGTTCAACTGATCGCGCTGCGCGCGCCGATGGCGGACGACCTTCGCGAGGTGGTCGCGGCGCTGAAGATCGCCGGTGTCGTCGAGCGGATCGGCGACTACGCCAAGAACATCGCCAAACGGGTCCATGTCATCGAACATTCGGCCAGCATCGAGCCGCTGTCCCTGCTCCCCGAAATGGCCCGCATCGTCGGCGAGATGGTCCACAACGTCCTCGACGCCTTCGCCGCCCGCAATTCGAAGATCGCGGTGATGGTGTGCGAGCGGGACCGGGCGGTCGACGACTTTTACAACAGCATCTTCCGCACGCTCCTCACCTTCATGATGGAGAACCCGCAGAATATCGGCGCGGCGACGCACCTTCTCTTCATCGCCAAGAATCTGGAGCGCATGGGCGATCATGCGACCAACGTCGCCGAGATGGTCTATTTCGCCGCCACGGGCGAGCAGATGGGCGAGCGTACCAAGGGCGAAAGCCCGCTGGATCCCGTTGATGACTAA
- the phoB gene encoding phosphate regulon transcriptional regulator PhoB encodes MTKGRILLVEDDSALAELLVYNLKREDFEVAHTADGEEAMLLAQETPPDLVLLDWMIEGISGIEVCRRLRRHPDTANVPIIMLTARGEEADRIRGLETGADDYITKPFSPRELVARVGAVLRRVRPALAGEQLAYGDLEMDIVAHKVRRGGESIALGPTEFRLLRHFLEHPGRVFSRERLLDSVWGHDSDIEPRTVDVHIRRLRKAVNAGGRSDIIRTVRSAGYALDSDAAR; translated from the coding sequence ATGACTAAGGGACGAATCCTCCTCGTCGAGGACGACAGCGCCCTCGCCGAGCTGCTGGTCTACAATCTGAAGCGCGAAGATTTCGAGGTGGCCCATACCGCCGACGGCGAGGAAGCGATGCTGCTCGCTCAGGAGACTCCGCCCGATCTCGTCCTTCTCGACTGGATGATCGAAGGCATTTCGGGGATCGAAGTCTGCCGGCGCCTCCGCCGCCACCCCGACACGGCGAACGTGCCGATCATCATGCTCACCGCCCGGGGCGAGGAAGCCGACCGCATCCGCGGCCTCGAAACCGGCGCCGACGATTACATCACCAAGCCCTTCTCCCCGCGCGAGCTCGTGGCCCGCGTCGGGGCCGTCCTTCGGAGGGTGCGGCCGGCACTCGCCGGCGAGCAGCTCGCTTATGGCGACCTCGAGATGGACATTGTCGCGCACAAGGTGAGGCGCGGCGGCGAGTCCATCGCCCTCGGCCCCACCGAATTCCGCCTGCTCCGTCACTTTCTCGAGCATCCCGGCCGGGTCTTCTCCCGCGAGCGGCTGCTCGATTCGGTCTGGGGGCATGACAGCGACATCGAGCCGCGCACCGTCGACGTCCACATCCGGCGTCTCAGGAAGGCGGTGAACGCCGGCGGCCGGAGCGACATCATCCGCACGGTCCGCTCCGCCGGCTACGCCCTCGACAGCGACGCCGCCCGCTAG